One region of Duncaniella freteri genomic DNA includes:
- the tsf gene encoding translation elongation factor Ts — MAVTMAEITKLRNLTSAGLMDCKKALAETDGDIEAAVEILRKKGQAVAAKREDRQASEGVVIAKNDGNFAAVLALNCETDFVAKNAGFVGLANKLMDLVMANKFKTVEELKAFTVDGQTVADLITEESGKTGEKTEIGAYSVVEAPTTAAYNHFNNKLAAIVGFNLEGVDPQIGREVCMQIASMNPVAVSRNDVPQATIDAEISVAIEKTKQEQVRKAVEAALKKAGLNPNHFDTEDHIESNISKGWITEEDAAKGREIMAATAEAKAANLPEAMIQNIANGRLNKFFKESCLMEQEYVQDSKLTVGQFLDNSQKGLVVVDFKRVNLNED; from the coding sequence ATGGCAGTTACAATGGCAGAAATCACCAAGCTGCGCAACCTCACAAGTGCCGGCCTGATGGACTGCAAAAAAGCCCTCGCCGAAACCGACGGCGACATCGAGGCAGCCGTTGAAATCCTCCGTAAAAAAGGTCAGGCAGTAGCCGCTAAGCGTGAGGACCGTCAGGCTTCTGAGGGTGTCGTTATCGCCAAGAACGACGGAAACTTCGCAGCAGTGCTCGCCCTCAACTGTGAGACTGACTTCGTTGCCAAGAACGCTGGTTTCGTTGGCCTCGCCAACAAACTCATGGACCTCGTTATGGCTAACAAGTTCAAGACTGTTGAAGAGCTCAAGGCATTCACTGTTGACGGACAGACCGTTGCCGACCTCATCACCGAGGAGAGCGGAAAGACAGGCGAAAAGACCGAGATCGGTGCCTACTCTGTAGTAGAGGCTCCCACCACCGCCGCTTACAACCACTTCAACAACAAGCTCGCTGCTATCGTAGGCTTCAACCTTGAGGGCGTAGATCCTCAGATCGGCCGCGAAGTGTGCATGCAGATCGCTTCGATGAACCCTGTGGCTGTATCACGCAACGATGTGCCCCAGGCAACAATCGACGCAGAGATCAGCGTAGCCATCGAAAAGACCAAGCAGGAGCAGGTTCGCAAGGCAGTTGAGGCTGCTCTCAAGAAAGCAGGTCTCAACCCCAACCACTTCGATACCGAGGACCACATCGAATCCAACATCTCAAAGGGTTGGATCACAGAAGAGGATGCAGCCAAGGGCCGCGAGATCATGGCAGCTACAGCCGAGGCTAAGGCAGCCAACCTCCCCGAAGCTATGATCCAGAACATCGCCAACGGTCGTCTCAACAAGTTCTTCAAGGAATCATGCCTTATGGAACAGGAGTATGTTCAGGACAGCAAGCTCACTGTGGGCCAGTTCCTTGACAACTCTCAGAAGGGACTCGTGGTTGTTGACTTCAAGCGTGTAAACCTCAACGAGGATTAA
- the rpsB gene encoding 30S ribosomal protein S2 — protein sequence MSTPNFDQLLEAGCHFGHMKRKWNPAMAPYIFMERNGIHIIDLYKTQAKLEEAANVLRNFAKSGKKILFVATKKQAKEIIAEKAQSIGMPYVIERWPGGMLTNFPTIRKAVKKMASIDKMTKDGTFDNLSKREKLQITRQRAKLEKNLGSIADLNRLPSALFVVDVAKEHIAVAEANRLGIPVFAIVDTNSNPNDVDYIIPANDDASKSIDLILSTVCEAINEGLAERKVEKADEKAASENGEAAARREGSRRRVNRRADSAEAPASEETAEAPVAEVAE from the coding sequence ATGTCAACTCCAAATTTCGATCAACTCCTCGAAGCAGGCTGCCATTTTGGCCACATGAAAAGAAAATGGAATCCTGCAATGGCTCCTTACATCTTTATGGAGCGCAACGGTATCCACATCATCGACCTCTATAAGACCCAGGCCAAGCTCGAAGAAGCAGCCAATGTGCTCCGCAACTTCGCAAAGAGCGGCAAGAAGATTCTCTTCGTTGCCACCAAGAAGCAGGCTAAGGAAATCATCGCCGAGAAGGCTCAGAGCATAGGCATGCCCTACGTTATCGAACGCTGGCCCGGCGGTATGCTCACCAACTTCCCCACAATCCGCAAGGCTGTGAAGAAGATGGCTTCCATCGACAAGATGACCAAGGACGGCACATTCGACAACCTCTCAAAGCGTGAGAAGCTTCAGATCACTCGTCAGCGCGCCAAGCTTGAGAAGAACCTCGGCTCTATCGCTGACCTCAACCGTCTTCCCTCCGCTCTCTTCGTAGTGGACGTTGCCAAGGAGCACATCGCCGTAGCAGAGGCCAACCGTCTCGGCATACCTGTATTCGCTATCGTCGACACCAACTCCAACCCCAACGACGTTGACTACATCATCCCCGCCAACGACGATGCATCCAAGTCAATCGACCTCATCCTCTCAACCGTATGCGAGGCTATCAACGAAGGTCTTGCAGAGCGCAAGGTAGAGAAGGCCGACGAAAAGGCTGCTTCCGAGAACGGTGAGGCTGCTGCACGTCGTGAAGGTTCTCGCCGCCGCGTAAACCGTCGCGCCGATTCTGCTGAAGCTCCCGCAAGTGAAGAAACAGCTGAGGCTCCTGTAGCTGAGGTTGCCGAGTAA
- the rpsI gene encoding 30S ribosomal protein S9, whose translation MESVNAVGRRKAAVARVIVKEGNGQITINKRPLDVYFPSSILQYIVKQPLITLESTEKYDIHVNLDGGGYKGQAEALRLAIARALVKINPEDKHALRVEGFMTRDPRVVERKKPGRPKARKRFQFSKR comes from the coding sequence ATGGAATCAGTTAATGCAGTAGGCCGCCGCAAGGCCGCCGTGGCCCGCGTGATTGTTAAGGAAGGCAACGGCCAAATCACCATCAACAAGCGTCCCCTCGACGTATACTTCCCCTCTTCAATCCTCCAGTACATCGTGAAGCAGCCCCTGATCACCCTTGAGTCAACCGAAAAGTATGACATCCATGTCAACCTCGACGGTGGCGGCTACAAAGGACAGGCCGAGGCTCTCCGTCTCGCCATCGCACGCGCCCTCGTGAAGATCAACCCCGAGGACAAGCACGCGCTCCGCGTAGAAGGCTTCATGACCCGCGACCCTCGCGTCGTAGAACGCAAGAAGCCAGGTCGTCCCAAGGCTCGCAAGCGTTTCCAGTTCTCAAAGCGTTAA